Proteins from one Candidatus Nealsonbacteria bacterium genomic window:
- the recA gene encoding recombinase RecA has translation MAKKQKSKEEKLGLKESIEEIKQRFGEGAIMKMRDVRAVDVDVIPTGAVSLDAALGVGGIPRGRVIEIFGPESSGKTTLALHILAEAQKMGGVGAFIDAENALDPDYAKKIGVNIDELLISQPDSGEQALQIVEALVRSEEVDVIVIDSVAALAPKAEIAGEVGDFQIGLQARLMSSALRKLSGIIFKTKTSVIFLNQTRMKIGVMFGNPETTSGGLALKFYSSVRIDLRRIAQIKQGEEIVGNRAKAKIVKNKVAAPFRVAEFDIYYNEGISYFGDILNIGVKEGVIKKAGSWYQYGDIKLGQGTDGAKVFLKENPKVTQEIRDIFMEKQKTSN, from the coding sequence ATGGCAAAAAAACAAAAATCAAAAGAAGAGAAGTTGGGTCTTAAGGAGTCAATTGAAGAAATTAAGCAAAGGTTCGGAGAAGGAGCTATTATGAAAATGAGAGATGTTCGAGCAGTTGATGTTGATGTTATTCCAACTGGCGCCGTTTCTTTAGATGCTGCCTTGGGGGTTGGTGGAATTCCAAGAGGAAGGGTAATTGAAATTTTTGGACCAGAGTCAAGCGGAAAAACTACACTAGCCCTTCATATTTTAGCTGAAGCCCAGAAGATGGGTGGTGTCGGAGCCTTTATTGATGCTGAAAATGCTCTTGATCCAGATTATGCTAAAAAGATTGGAGTAAATATTGACGAACTTTTAATATCTCAACCTGATTCAGGGGAGCAAGCATTACAAATCGTAGAAGCTTTGGTGAGATCAGAAGAAGTTGATGTTATAGTTATTGACTCAGTAGCTGCATTAGCTCCGAAGGCAGAAATTGCCGGTGAAGTTGGAGATTTTCAAATTGGACTCCAAGCAAGGCTTATGTCTTCAGCTTTAAGAAAATTATCTGGCATTATTTTTAAAACTAAAACATCCGTAATATTCTTAAATCAAACAAGAATGAAAATTGGAGTTATGTTTGGAAATCCAGAAACAACCTCTGGAGGATTGGCTTTAAAGTTTTACTCCTCAGTAAGAATAGACTTAAGAAGAATTGCTCAGATTAAACAAGGAGAAGAGATTGTTGGAAACCGTGCGAAAGCTAAGATAGTTAAGAATAAGGTTGCGGCACCCTTTAGAGTTGCAGAGTTTGATATCTATTACAATGAGGGAATTTCATATTTCGGTGATATTTTAAATATCGGAGTAAAAGAGGGGGTAATCAAAAAAGCGGGATCTTGGTATCAATATGGAGATATTAAGCTTGGACAAGGAACCGATGGAGCCAAGGTCTTTTTAAAAGAAAACCCAAAAGTTACCCAAGAGATTAGAGATATATTTATGGAAAAGCAAAAAACCTCCAATTAA
- a CDS encoding DNA translocase FtsK 4TM domain-containing protein, which yields MAKRKKKKRPAKKDPKKEGGLFPLPKQVKKTIISTSLFLASVVLLFSFLDLSGLAGRYLKNIFIILVGRSVFIIPVVFFIAGLIFIKTKYKRFLLPLIIASILVVLGLSGIFEILTSESSYFPSPNGTNEGGWLGNIIGSPLLSLFDFWISFAIFACSMIAGSLIFAQLLQLPPSLREEFNAHRESLPLKIFKKVIGKKNKFTIKNVDDSKTSQQQPLPVKEVAKEDPKKPVEGDKAKPKAPEKEHFSYKLPPPELLQKDRGVPNSGDTTISKAMIKKTLENFDIPVEMGEAYTGPTVTQYTLKPAEGIKLSKITTLSNDLSLALAAHSVRIEAPIPGKSLVGVEIPNKVRSEVRLRGIVDDPRFFDPETRLTIGMGKDVSGESTYAHLEKMPHLLIAGATGAGKTIFLNTVILSLLFKNSPKTLRLILVDPKRVEFTHYEEIPHLLTPVIHDVHKTCNALKWLTGEMERRLKAMSVVKARDIKSYNVIVAKNNESKKGEEMDPMPYIVLIVDELADLMSTKGRDVEAGIVRLAQMARAAGIHLVLATQRPSVEVITGLIKANVTSRVAFQVASQIDSRTIIDTSGAEKLIGAGDFLYVTGDVAKPRRLQGPYVSEKEIKGVVEWMKVNYKDIFDEEDDLGGGLELELEVSSQESFSPFSSSSEDGNDVLYDEAKKLVLENKKASASFLQRRLRIGYARAARLIDMMEERGVVGSGDGAKAREVYGQDEDNDEEWHKI from the coding sequence GTGGCTAAAAGAAAGAAGAAAAAAAGACCAGCTAAAAAAGATCCTAAAAAGGAGGGGGGACTTTTCCCTCTTCCCAAGCAGGTCAAAAAAACAATCATTAGCACATCGTTATTTTTAGCTAGTGTGGTACTTCTTTTTTCCTTTCTAGATCTTTCTGGATTAGCTGGAAGGTATCTTAAAAATATATTTATTATTTTAGTTGGAAGGTCGGTATTTATTATTCCGGTAGTATTTTTTATTGCTGGCCTTATCTTTATCAAAACAAAGTATAAGAGATTTCTATTACCTTTAATAATAGCATCAATTCTTGTTGTCCTAGGGTTATCCGGAATTTTTGAAATATTAACATCAGAATCAAGTTATTTTCCATCTCCCAATGGAACTAATGAAGGAGGATGGCTTGGAAATATCATAGGCTCTCCTTTATTGAGTCTTTTTGATTTTTGGATTAGCTTTGCCATATTCGCCTGCTCTATGATTGCAGGTTCTTTGATTTTTGCTCAACTTCTTCAGCTCCCACCTTCTTTGAGAGAAGAATTCAATGCTCATCGAGAATCACTTCCTTTAAAGATATTCAAGAAAGTAATAGGTAAGAAAAATAAATTTACAATTAAGAATGTAGACGATAGTAAGACATCACAACAGCAGCCATTACCAGTCAAAGAGGTTGCAAAAGAAGATCCTAAGAAGCCTGTAGAAGGAGATAAGGCAAAGCCTAAGGCACCTGAAAAAGAACATTTTTCTTATAAATTACCACCTCCAGAACTTCTTCAGAAAGACAGAGGTGTTCCTAATTCCGGAGATACCACAATAAGCAAGGCAATGATTAAGAAAACCTTAGAAAACTTTGATATTCCGGTTGAGATGGGAGAGGCTTATACCGGACCAACCGTTACTCAGTACACGCTTAAGCCAGCTGAAGGAATTAAGCTTTCAAAGATTACAACTCTTTCTAATGATCTTTCCTTAGCTCTTGCGGCCCACTCTGTTAGAATAGAGGCTCCAATTCCAGGAAAGTCACTGGTTGGTGTTGAAATACCAAATAAGGTAAGATCTGAAGTAAGACTAAGAGGAATCGTCGATGATCCCAGGTTCTTTGATCCAGAAACTAGACTAACAATTGGAATGGGTAAAGATGTCTCCGGAGAATCAACCTATGCTCATCTTGAAAAAATGCCTCATCTTTTGATTGCCGGAGCCACTGGTGCGGGTAAGACCATATTCTTGAACACAGTTATATTGAGCCTTTTATTTAAGAATTCTCCTAAGACTTTAAGATTAATTTTGGTTGATCCTAAAAGAGTTGAGTTTACCCATTATGAGGAAATACCTCATTTATTGACACCAGTAATTCATGATGTTCATAAAACATGTAATGCCCTCAAATGGCTAACAGGAGAAATGGAAAGAAGATTAAAAGCTATGTCCGTGGTAAAAGCTCGAGACATTAAGAGTTATAATGTAATTGTTGCAAAAAACAATGAGTCCAAGAAGGGGGAAGAGATGGACCCTATGCCTTATATCGTCTTAATTGTAGATGAGCTGGCCGACCTTATGTCAACGAAGGGAAGAGATGTTGAGGCTGGTATTGTGCGACTTGCTCAAATGGCTAGAGCCGCTGGAATACATTTAGTGTTAGCTACTCAGAGGCCGTCTGTTGAAGTAATTACTGGATTAATCAAGGCAAACGTTACCTCAAGGGTAGCATTTCAAGTTGCTTCACAAATTGATTCCCGAACCATAATTGATACTTCCGGAGCCGAGAAATTAATTGGAGCCGGTGACTTTTTATATGTAACTGGAGATGTCGCTAAACCTAGAAGACTGCAAGGACCCTATGTTTCAGAAAAAGAAATTAAAGGAGTTGTTGAGTGGATGAAAGTTAACTACAAAGACATATTTGACGAGGAAGACGATCTTGGTGGAGGACTAGAGCTAGAGCTAGAAGTTTCATCACAAGAATCATTTAGCCCATTTTCATCTTCATCTGAGGATGGAAACGACGTATTATATGATGAAGCCAAGAAGCTTGTTCTCGAGAATAAAAAAGCTTCCGCATCATTTTTACAAAGAAGACTAAGAATTGGTTACGCTCGAGCTGCTAGATTAATTGATATGATGGAAGAGAGGGGTGTGGTTGGTTCTGGAGATGGTGCTAAAGCAAGAGAAGTATATGGGCAAGATGAAGATAACGATGAGGAATGGCATAAAATTTAA
- the rpsR gene encoding 30S ribosomal protein S18: protein MECYFCKNNIKEIDFKETRMLIKFISGLKKIRPRKKTGTCSYHQRHLARSIKRARAVGLLPITSK from the coding sequence ATGGAGTGCTATTTTTGCAAAAACAACATAAAAGAAATTGATTTCAAAGAAACCAGAATGTTAATCAAGTTCATTTCTGGCCTTAAGAAAATAAGACCAAGAAAAAAGACCGGGACTTGCTCTTATCACCAAAGGCATCTTGCGAGATCAATAAAAAGAGCCCGAGCTGTCGGACTTCTTCCCATTACTTCAAAGTAA